The Candida dubliniensis CD36 chromosome 2, complete sequence genome contains a region encoding:
- a CDS encoding defective cell wall protein, putative (Signal peptide predicted by SignalP 2.0 HMM (Signal peptide probability 0.952, signal anchor probability 0.003) with cleavage site probability 0.801 between residues 18 and 19;~1 probable transmembrane helix predicted by TMHMM2.0 at aa 429-451;~GPI-Anchor Signal predicted by DGPI v2.04 with cleavage site probability 0.442 near 425;~Similar to S. cerevisiae DCW1;~fungal-specific;~In S. cerevisiae: putative mannosidase, GPI-anchored membrane protein required for cell wall biosynthesis in bud formation.) has translation MKFSTYIIISLFSSLSHAIWLDTNNETTIREDCNIIAKGLLDYYDGNKYGGVIGMFSWPYYWWEAGGAWGSLIDYTFYFDNDTLVPLITEALLYQTGDDDNYIPLNQSTTEGNDDQAFWGIAVMAAAERNFTNPKDSTKAWLTLAQAVFNTMQARWDTEECNGGLRWQIFQWNSGYDYKNSVSNGALFHLAARLARYTGNDSYVVWAERVWDWMYGVGLLTEQNWWFVYDGVKVANNCSNITKYQWSYNQGLMLAGCAYLYNYTEEEKWYNYTIKLLESAQVFFKNITGSMVMYEAACQPSNSCNNDQRSFKAYFSRFLGLTSVLVPQTEPVITKWLVDSANAAAGSCTGGSDGVTCGLSWTNWSEGWDGKWGLGEQMSALEVMQNLMVHKRPAPYTADTGGSSIGNPAAGYGKLTSDATPLSIDGGDRAGAGIITAIIGASLVGSCVWLIL, from the coding sequence ATGAAGTTCTCAacatatataataatatctttattttcatcCCTTTCGCATGCAATTTGGCTCGACACCAATAATGAAACAACTATCCGTGAGGATTGTAACATCATTGCCAAAGGTCTATTGGATTATTACGATGGTAATAAATATGGTGGTGTGATTGGTATGTTTTCTTGGCCCTACTATTGGTGGGAAGCCGGTGGTGCATGGGGTTCATTGATAGATTAcacattttattttgataatgacACTTTAGTTCCTCTTATTACTGAGGCATTATTATACCAAACGGGTGATGACGACAATTACATTCCTTTAAATCAATCTACTACTGAAGGTAATGATGATCAAGCGTTTTGGGGTATAGCTGTAATGGCAGCAGCAGAACGTAATTTCACCAATCCAAAAGACTCAACTAAAGCGTGGTTAACTTTAGCTCAAGCTGTTTTCAACACTATGCAAGCAAGATGGGATACAGAAGAATGTAATGGTGGATTGAGATGGCAAATTTTCCAATGGAATTCTGGTTATGATTACAAAAACTCGGTTTCCAACGGTGCACTTTTCCATTTGGCGGCCAGATTAGCAAGATACACCGGTAATGATTCGTATGTTGTATGGGCAGAAAGAGTTTGGGACTGGATGTACGGAGTTGGTTTATTGACGGAACAGAATTGGTGGTTTGTTTATGATGGGGTTAAAGTTGCCAACAATTGTTCTAATATCACAAAATACCAATGGAGTTATAACCAAGGTCTTATGTTAGCAGGATGTGCATATTTGTACAATTACACCGAAGAAGAGAAATGGTACAATTAtacaattaaattattagaaagtGCTCAAGTGTTTTTCAAGAATATCACTGGAAGTATGGTTATGTATGAAGCTGCTTGTCAACCTTCAAATTCATGTAATAATGATCAGAGGTCATTCAAGGCGTATTTTTCACGATTCCTTGGGTTAACATCGGTATTGGTACCTCAAACTGAACCTGTCATCACTAAATGGTTAGTTGACTCAGCAAATGCGGCTGCTGGTTCGTGTACTGGTGGTTCAGATGGGGTTACCTGTGGATTGTCGTGGACTAACTGGTCGGAAGGTTGGGATGGTAAATGGGGGTTAGGTGAACAAATGTCAGCGTTGGAGGTGATGCAAAATTTGATGGTTCATAAACGTCCAGCTCCTTACACAGCAGATACAGGTGGTTCCTCCATTGGTAATCCTGCAGCAGGTTATGGTAAACTTACTAGTGATGCAACACCTTTATCGATAGATGGTGGTGATAGGGCCGGGGCAGGTATTATTACAGCTATCATTGGTGCTTCTTTGGTAGGTTCCTGTGTGTGGTTGATATTGTAG
- a CDS encoding sorting nexin-41, putative (Similar to S. cerevisiae SNX41;~In S. cerevisiae: Sorting Nexin 41 is involved in the retrieval of late-Golgi SNAREs from the post-Golgi endosome to the trans-Golgi network; forms a complex with Snx4p and Atg20p.): MSTDNLFEDIEQDNNPSFYGNPSILNDPYRPTQQQQQQQQKQKQYHESENKQSYNKSPKPPHQSINSVPSNSHPHQQHKHNISLNNGYPNELVNSTIGLSNRILELLNDSELQVDIINSEKLVNSSVIVYTIELSSPTTKIVVKRRYSEFKSLRDNLLKLFPTLIIPPIPEKHSILSYLLNTINHSHEISIIEMRKRYFKMFLDDLIFQSDTKLKNCPLLHKFFDPNYELCWYNALNEPPVSLIPDNLLLANPINPADQNGLYSLLPIVNGFDFNSHIDNLSNLKKINEDLYKLNDQVKLYELKGFEQDLKFSIPEELIQFEIKFHQTIKILTDLNKLNSKTTKNYKSMVDTLIDLGGNLNNFSLQVYQQKSGSNNELSEAIEKFGSTMDQSFLNFESFILNQLVPQWQEPVDQLILYLQNSLGLIKFYKYKIVQFKILYKLKFNKFQQLINLTNIGGGLSVARKSIDNNSNGNGNSNGNSNEEEEEEENLDTENFDHLKELNSPTINNALKNLSAKKISKKSSWYGLFGGNNQTKKFNFQLPVEESTTSTLSSGDQQSEPPHSPQREQQSSSSAHQSHQTSIRFKLNHIEKELNKLNQLIELCNLDMHKLTQALVTTFEEFLSKIEKKWLQLMITYIQNCKNMFEANLTNWKEFKESLVNETREVN, translated from the coding sequence ATGTCAACTGATAACTTATTTGAAGATATCGAACAAGATAATAATCCATCCTTTTATGGGAATCCTTCTATATTAAATGATCCATATCGTCCGActcaacagcaacagcaacaacaacaaaaacaaaaacaatatcatgaaagtgaaaacaaacaatcaTATAACAAATCCCCCAAACCGCCACACCAATCAATAAACTCTGTTCCTTCAAATTCCCATcctcatcaacaacataaaCATAATATCCTGCTTAATAATGGATATCCCAATGAATTAGTTAATAGTACCATTGGACTATCAAACAGAAttcttgaattattaaatgattcTGAATTGCAAGTGgatataataaattcagAAAAACTTGTCAACTCATCAGTTATTGTTTACACTATAgaattatcatcaccaacaacGAAAATAGTGGTGAAAAGACGATATAGTGAATTTAAATCGTTAAGAgacaatttattaaaattattccCGACTTTAATTATTCCTCCAATTCCAGAAAAACATTCAATTTTAagttatttattaaatacaATTAATCATTCCCATGAAATTTCTATAATTGAAATGAGAAAACGGTATTTTAAAATGTTTTTAGATGATTTGATATTCCAACTGGATACtaaattaaagaattgtCCACTTTTGcataaattttttgatcCAAATTATGAATTATGTTGGTATAATGCATTGAATGAACCACCAGTAAGTCTTATCCctgataatttattattagctAATCCAATCAATCCAGCTGATCAAAATGgattatattcattattaccaattgtaaatggatttgatttcaattctcATATTGACAATTTAtctaatttgaaaaaaatcaatgaagatttatataaattaaatgatcaAGTGAAATTATATGAATTGAAAGGATTTGAACAAGATTTGAAGTTTTCTATCCCAgaagaattaattcaatttgaaattaaatttcaTCAAACTATTAAGATTTTAACcgatttaaataaattaaattcaaaaacaacgaaaaattataaaagtATGGTTGATACTTTGATTGATTTAGGTggtaatttaaataatttttctttacaAGTTTATCAACAGAAATCAGGtagtaataatgaattacTGGAAGCAATTGAGAAATTTGGTTCGACAATGGATCAATCATTTCttaattttgaaagttttattttgaatcaattggtCCCACAATGGCAAGAACCAGTagatcaattgatattataCCTTCAAAATTCTTTAGGATTGATAAAATTCTACAAGTATAAGATTGTTCAATTTAAAATCTTGTATAAACTCAAATTTAACAagtttcaacaattgataaatttaacTAATATTGGTGGCGGTTTATCAGTTGcaagaaaatcaattgataataacaGCAATGGCAATGGCAATAGCAATGGCAATAgcaatgaagaagaagaagaagaagaaaatttagATACAGAGAATTTTGATCATTTAAAGGAATTGAACAGTccaacaatcaataatgCATTGAAAAACTTATCTGCAAAAAAGATATctaaaaaatcatcatgGTATGGATTGTTTGGTGGGAACaatcaaaccaaaaaatttaatttccaACTCCCAGTTGAAGaatcaacaacttcaaCATTATCTTCAGGTGATCAACAACTGGAACCACCTCATTCACCACAAAGAGAACAACAATCATCCTCACTGGCTCATCAACTGCATCAAACCTCAATCAGGTTCAAACTTAATCAtatagaaaaagaattgaataaactcaatcaattgatagaATTGTGTAATCTTGATATGCATAAATTGACTCAAGCTTTAGTCACTacttttgaagaatttttactgaaaatagaaaagaaatggttacaattaatgataacttatattcaaaattgtAAAAACATGTTTGAAGCAAATTTAACTAATTGGaaagaatttaaagaatCTTTAGTTAATGAAACTAGAGAAGTGAATTag
- the SIR2 gene encoding NAD-dependent histone deacetylase Sir2, putative, giving the protein MTTFGAQTIQRQSGGVATTTSVPATTAASSGKSVPRTTPTKGIITPTPTPSHLRTNNDINDFDGKFIETFEPDLELRNKYRSFIHREGALSFLRTEITQSMTKRDICVLILNLGYPKKAIQDYPILTLKELAYILLKLMLNDSAQLEPKVDMESDLGEIDDNDDDDDAMDVDDYQSENENENENEFEFDREIRPSRRTMKMTPFKYKLPDLISDLSKAKRIIVVTGAGISTSLGIPDFRSFKGLYNQLSKLNLNDPQKVFDLQTFMREPGLFYSIAHLVLPPEGKFSLLHSFLKLLQDKNKLLRNYTQNIDNLEQRAGLKSEKLVQCHGSFARAKCVSCQGTFSGEKIFNHIRRQQIPRCAICWKNTQQAPIHFGAIKPTITFFGEDLPERFHTLIDKDLQQIDLFLVIGTSLKVEPVASIIDKVPYKVPKILINKDPIPDRGFNLQLLGLCDDVVSYLCKCLKWDIPHVDYNSDDQFKLSKLKNGDWEIVKKSSK; this is encoded by the coding sequence ATGACAACTTTTGGGGCACAAACAATCCAACGTCAAAGTGGTGGAGTTGCTACGACCACTAGTGTTCCTGCTACGACCGCTGCTAGTAGTGGTAAAAGTGTGCCTCGTACCACACCAACTAAAGGAATTATTACACCTACACCTACACCTTCCCATCTTCGAACCAATAATGAcataaatgattttgatggTAAATTTATAGAAACATTTGAACCTGATTTGGAACTTCGAAACAAATATCGACTGTTTATTCATCGAGAAGGGGCTTTATCATTTCTTCGAACGGAAATTACTCAATCAATGACCAAACGCGATATAtgtgttttgattttaaatttagGGTACCCCAAAAAAGCAATCCAAGATTACCCGATTTTGACATTAAAAGAGTTGGCGTATATTTTGTTAAAGTTGATGTTAAATGATTCGGCACAATTAGAACCCAAAGTGGATATGGAACTGGATTTGggagaaattgatgataatgatgatgatgatgacgcAATGGATGTGGATGACTATCAATCTGagaatgaaaatgaaaatgaaaatgaatttgaatttgatagAGAAATACGTCCCTCTAGGCGAACCATGAAAATGACCCCATTTAAATATAAACTACCTGATCTTATTTCTGATTTATCTAAAGCTAAAAGAATCATTGTTGTTACTGGAGCAGGAATATCTACTTCATTAGGTATACCAGATTTTAGATCATTTAAAGGGttatataatcaattatctAAATTAAATCTTAATGATCCTCAAAAAGTTTTCGATTTACAAACATTTATGAGAGAACCAGGATTATTTTATTCTATTGCTCATTTAGTATTACCACCAGAAGGAAAATTTAGTTTATTAcattcatttttaaaattattacaggataaaaataaacttttACGAAATTATActcaaaatattgataatttagaaCAACGAGCTGGATTAAAATCAGAAAAATTGGTTCAATGTCATGGATCATTTGCTCGAGCTAAATGTGTTTCATGTCAAGGAACATTTTCTggagaaaaaatttttaatcatATTAGACGACAACAAATTCCTCGATGTGCTATTTGTTGGAAAAATACTCAACAAGCTCCAATCCATTTTGGAGCAATTAAACCAACTATTACTTTTTTCGGTGAAGATCTACCGGAAAGATTTCAtacattaattgataaagatttacaacaaattgatttatttttggttATAGGAACTTCATTAAAAGTGGAACCAGTGGCGagtattattgataaagttCCTTATAAAGTTCcgaaaatattaattaataaagatCCTATTCCTGATAGAGGGTTTAATTTACAACTTCTTGGATTATGTGATGATGTGGTATCATATTTATGTAAATGTTTGAAATGGGATATTCCTCATGTTGATTATAATAGTGATgatcaatttaaattatctaaGCTTAAAAATGGTGATTGGGAAATCGTTAaaaaatcttcaaaatga
- a CDS encoding 26s proteasome regulatory subunit rpn9, putative (Similar to S. cerevisiae RPN9), with protein MSAMDIDTEVSTVLATIRSESDNAELNHIIYQLEDFYERKLWHQLTQVLDQIYYTFDPTVITLQLKNRLYNLFIRQFQLKLNPIKVVDYLLESYEEPQEILSTLLTLKQDFINDLKKTHNYKDDEDPEFKQLIQDNEAIIYVNLQISRCYLRLQQLNNAEDILIDVAPKFESLNTNLNAKINAAYYLEKTENARILNNYNSYYSNGLLYLSSVTNLTDEERVKLRYELCIAALLGDKIYNFGELILHDIFQEINEQSSPYNWLYQLIINLNSGNVKQFNHWLTIAVKKAPILEQYQIFLKEKLTIMALLELVSANKKLSFNVISEKTDTPIDQIELVIIKTMSLHLIEGYINQDQQYVVVSWIQPRILNLDQVKNLIQNVEHLSKNISLVCEKF; from the coding sequence ATGTCAGCAATGGATATAGATACTGAAGTTTCTACAGTTTTAGCAACAATTAGACTGGAATCAGATAATGCTgaattaaatcatattatttatcaactaGAAGATTTTTATGAACGTAAATTATGGCATCAATTAACTCAAGTATTAGaccaaatttattatacaTTTGATCCTACTGTGATTACacttcaattgaaaaatagactttataatttatttattagacaattccaattgaaattaaatccaattaaagttgttgattatttattggaatCATATGAAGAACCTCaagaaattttatcaacattattaactttaaaacaagattttattaatgatttgaaaaaaactcataattataaagatgatgaagatccagaatttaaacaattaattcaagatAATGAAGCCATTATATATGttaatttacaaatttCTCGTTGTTATTTACGTttacaacaattaaataatgctgaagatattttaattgatgtAGCACCAAAATTTGAAAGTTTGAATACCAATTTAAATGCTAAAATTAATGCTGCTTATTATTTAgaaaaaactgaaaatgcaagaattttgaataattataatagtTATTATTCTAAtggattattatatttatcttCAGTAACTAATTTAACTGATGAAGAAAGAGTTAAATTACGTTATGAATTATGTATTGCTGCCTTATTGGGtgataaaatttataattttggAGAATTAATATTACATGATATTTTCcaagaaattaatgaacAAAGTTCTCCATATAATTGgttatatcaattaattatcaatttgaattctGGTAATgtcaaacaattcaatCATTGGTTAACAATAGCTGTGAAAAAAGCTCCTATATTGgaacaatatcaaatttttttaaaagaaaaattaacTATTATGGcattattagaattagTATCagcaaataaaaaattatcatttaatgtCATTAGTGAAAAAACTGATACTCCtattgatcaaattgaattagtAATAATTAAAACCATGTCATTACATTTAATTGAAGGTTATATTAATCAAGATCAACAATATGTGGTTGTATCTTGGATTCAACCaagaattttgaatttggatcaagttaaaaatttaattcaaaatgTGGAGCATTTGAGTAAAAATATTTCCTTAGTTtgtgaaaaattttaa
- a CDS encoding protein Ptm1 precursor, putative (Signal peptide predicted by SignalP 2.0 HMM (Signal peptide probability 0.997, signal anchor probability 0.001) with cleavage site probability 0.484 between residues 17 and 18;~7 probable transmembrane helices predicted for ZZZ1130 by TMHMM2.0 at aa 188-210, 223-245, 260-282, 303-322, 342-364, 385-407 and 427-449;~Similar to S. cerevisiae PTM1;~In S. cerevisiae: protein of unknown function; copurifies with late Golgi vesicles containing the v-SNARE Tlg2p;~possible mannosyltransferase activity; see Q1WMR4) gives MKFLFVSLILYVGFVLANLARFDENSFSQVCSGMYSKQDWGGSFKPHIGLTLNQYNDFKYDPKNKDQEVDKDISVSYIIFEYKDLVNIGADLGNGQYKFICDDTAINDFKVCDEKQKGKFIVNKNVTNSTILTAQLTHLGQANINYPVNVTGYYCISTFSQYKETVYRGEVNFQNAFGQLSASEIPKLPAYGILAICYAIALALFGFQFFKKRKENQILPLQRYLLAMLGFLTFDTVVVWSYYDLVNRIESPSSGFARFYMIFLTLLNAAKITFSFFLLLCISLGYGVVKLKLDKKVMFGCKILAAFNFVASFVYLFFNYYGGSSNALVSTDSIDTAASGSFLGLLPIIPIAIILSIYYVTILASIRKTTESLHKQRQIIKLNLYQNLFKIIFGSVILTFLGLTLSSFVYLSMSSTEMFEQHWKGSFFIYDFWPSVVFFIVFMAIAWLWRPTETSYMLAISSQVANDDENGEYQQGMELDTFSLMSHSDDEEHNPQRQVERDSFELPSKNIQPENPPQYDQLSTHEPHEAPSNTLFELGEDDEISDHEGDNRLKDHKHKE, from the coding sequence ATGAAGTTTTTGTTTGTCTCATTGATACTTTATGTTGGTTTTGTACTAGCCAATTTAGCTAGATTTGATGAGAATAGTTTTTCCCAAGTATGTTCGGGAATGTATTCAAAACAAGATTGGGGTGGATCATTCAAACCACACATTGGATTGAcattaaatcaatacaatgatttcaaatatgATCCGAAAAATAAAGATCAAGAAGTGGATAAAGATATTTCTGTTagttatattatttttgaatataaagATTTAGTGAATATTGGGGCTGATTTGGGTAATGGACAATACAAATTTATTTGTGATGATACTGCCATTAATGACTTCAAAGTTTGTGACGAAAAGCAAAAGGGTAAATTTATTGTCAATAAAAATGTCACTAATAGTACTATATTGACAGCGCAATTGACTCATTTAGGACAAGCAAACATCAATTATCCCGTTAACGTGACGGGATATTATTGTATCTCAACATTTTCTCAATATAAAGAAACCGTTTATAGAGGAGAAGtgaattttcaaaatgcATTTGGTCAATTAAGTGCTAGTGAAATCCCTAAATTACCAGCTTATGGTATTTTGGCCATTTGTTATGCAATTGCCTTGGCATTATTTGgattccaatttttcaaaaaaagaaaggagaatcaaattttacCTTTACAAAGATATTTATTAGCCATGTTGGGATTTTTAACTTTTGACACGGTTGTAGTGTGGTCATATTATGATTTGGTCAATAGAATCGAATCTCCTAGTAGTGGATTTGCTCGGTTTTATATGATATTCCTTACATTATTAAATGCTGCTAAAATCactttttcattctttttattattatgtatTTCCCTTGGTTATGGGGTtgttaaattaaaattggaTAAAAAAGTCATGTTTGGTTGTAAAATCTTGGCTGCATTTAACTTTGTTGCttcatttgtttatttattcttcaattattatgGTGGTTCATCAAATGCCTTGGTATCTACTGATAGTATTGACACTGCTGCATCGGGAAGCTTTTTAGGGTTATTACCAATTATCCCTATTGCCATTATCTTATCCATCTATTATGTAACAATTTTGGCTTCCATAAGGAAAACAACTGAAAGTTTACACAAACAACgtcaaattatcaaattgaatttatatcaaaacttgtttaaaatcatttttggATCAGTTATACTAACATTTTTGGGTTTaacattatcatcatttgtttatttaagTATGTCTTCCACAGAAATGTTTGAACAACATTGGAAAGgatcatttttcatttatgaTTTTTGGCCAAGTGTTGTATTTTTCATAGTGTTTATGGCAATTGCTTGGCTTTGGAGACCAACTGAAACAAGTTATATGCTTGCTATTTCGTCTCAAGTAgccaatgatgatgaaaatggtGAATACCAACAAGGTATGGAATTAGATACTTTCTCACTAATGAGTCatagtgatgatgaagaacaTAATCCTCAAAGACAAGTTGAACGTGATAGTTTTGAATTACCTAGTAAAAATATTCAACCAGAAAATCCTCCACAATATGATCAATTGAGTACTCATGAACCACACGAAGCTCCAAGTAATACCTTGTTTGAATTGGGTGAAGACGATGAAATTAGTGATCATGAAGGAGATAATAGATTGAAAGATCACAAGCATAAAGAATAG
- a CDS encoding autophagy-related protein, putative (Similar to S. cerevisiae SNX4;~In S. cerevisiae: sorting nexin, involved in the retrieval of late-Golgi SNAREs from the post-Golgi endosome to the trans-Golgi network and in cytoplasm to vacuole transport.;~In C. albicans: protein induced during the mating process.) — protein sequence MSSEDQFTSIQWDREDGKNANDTPTDTNIKPKSSKSKKSKKSSSKKKAGNKVSPPSTTETSDADDSPKEVTEQLESTQINDDDGDNGNKESNDGANQISNSDDDPTNSLLLPANPQTKEPIASQEKEESVPIQQEPAPIQPPSNDIAVVNDEEPPIPQPTGYVDITYYEKYSIKTTVTHPNRDLDTASKPFISYLVTTTTNNPSILKLTKEKKPKQGEEYLTFSVRRRYGDFRYLYESLSNDFPTVMIPPLPSKSNFKYLTGDTFSSEFVHKRLHSLDRFVRFILQHKILSQSSIFHLFISNSNDWATFTTSLKIKDSSSEESGIVGRVVNEDLITETVMNFLTPSKHKKETNKDILEINDKLKKLYENLIKLDKIFTKLNKKNHELGVDYDQFSSQILKLSSVQKGEDSAMTTNFKIFSDSLSYFSKSYNEMYRYVDENFLVSLQDLAKFCLRFIQLIKLKNDKSTDLAVLQDFLNKELANSGGHYNTSHQPPNPVISSYQGGIVNNTTQLIKDTLSTSSTIGSNKPDKIKNLEQEIAKETKLLTELTNKIINEEYPNWEKFNKTEIKSSMLGLCDQNIKFYSDLLEKFGEVEIKLMKRLDEDV from the coding sequence ATGAGTTCCGAAGATCAATTTACTTCTATTCAGTGGGATAGGGAAGATGGCAAAAATGCTAATGACACTCCAACAGATACAAATATTAAACCAAAATCTTCCAAATCTAAGAAGTCTAAGAAATCATCCTCTAAGAAAAAAGCAGGCAACAAAGTATCTCCACCGTCAACTACAGAGACCTCGGATGCTGATGATTCACCTAAAGAAGTGACAGAGCAATTGGAATCAACTCaaataaatgatgatgatggtgataaCGGGAATAAAGAGCTGAATGATGGTGCTAATCAAATTAGTAACAGTGATGACGACCCAACAAATTCATTGTTGTTACCTGCAAATCCTCAAACAAAGGAACCAATTGCACTGcaagagaaagaagaatCTGTACCTATACAACAAGAGCCAGCGCCCATTCAACCCCCTTCAAACGATATTGCTGTTGTGAATGATGAAGAACCACCAATTCCACAACCTACTGGATATGTTGACATTACTTACTATGAAAAGTATTCTATAAAGACTACTGTGACTCATCCTAATCGTGATTTGGATACTGCATCAAAACCTTTTATTTCATATTTGGTCACTACCACAACCAATAATCCATCTATATTAAAGTTGACTAAAGAGAAAAAACCGAAACAAGGTGAAGAATATTTGACATTCAGTGTTAGAAGAAGATATGGGGATTTCCGATACTTGTATGAAAGTTTAAGTAATGATTTTCCTACGGTGATGATTCCTCCATTACCTTCAAAACtgaattttaaatatttgacTGGTGATACATTTAGTTCGGAATTTGTTCATAAAAGATTACATTCATTGGATCGATTCGTTAGATTCATCTTACAACATAAGATTTTGTCTCAACTGTcaatatttcatttatttatttctaattctaatgATTGGGCAACATTTACGACATCGTTGAAAATTAAGGATTCGAGCTCGGAAGAATCTGGGATTGTTGGCCGAGTGGTTAATGAAGATTTAATAACTGAGACGGTGATGAATTTTTTAACTCCATCAAAACATAAGAAAGAAACcaataaagatattttaGAGATTAATGACAagttaaagaaattatatgaaaacttaatcaaattggataaaatatttactaaattaaacaaaaagaatcaTGAATTAGGTGTTGATTATGATCAATTTCTGAgtcaaattttgaaattgtctTCAGTACAAAAAGGTGAAGATTCCGCCATGACAACTAATTTCAAGATTTTTTCTGATTCTTTGAGTTATTTTCTGAAATCTTATAATGAAATGTATCGATATGTTGATGAgaattttttggtttcattACAAGATCTAGCGAAATTTTGTTTAagatttattcaattgattaaattaaaaaatgataaatctACTGATTTAGCAGTATTGCAagattttttgaataaGGAATTAGCTAATCTGGGTGGTCATTATAATACTAGTCATCAACCTCCCAATCCAGTAATCAGTTCCTATCAAGGAGGTATTGTAAATAATACCACACAACTTATTAAGGATACATTATCTACTTCAAGTACTATTGGATCTAACAAACCTGATAAGattaaaaatttggaaCAAGAAATTGCTAAGGAAACAAAACTTTTAACTGAATTGACGaataaaatcatcaatgaAGAGTATCCAAATTGggaaaaatttaataaaacgGAAATTAAGAGCTCAATGCTTGGTCTCTGTgatcaaaatattaaattttaCAGTGATCtattagaaaaatttgGTGAAGTTGAAATAAAACTCATGAAGAGGTTAGATGAAGATGTGTGA